In a genomic window of Flammeovirga agarivorans:
- a CDS encoding ABC transporter permease yields the protein MLRNYILIGIRNLLKHGVYSGINIVGMSMGIAFFSLLFLLVNYEMSYDEFHKAYDRTYRIVEIIDTEDIGERSASVPIGLGPTLKTLYSNYVDASVRFFNHQAYSHMVFAKDRQYNEKHLYFTEPDFFKIFNFPLIAGDQSTALEEPQTAIVTKEIAQKYFGDEDPIGKKILYENRFYLTITGVIDKTNYPSHLDFEILVSFSTLLLTDQEIMLRDRWVWNPCWTYVLLKEGVKPEELEADFEVLYQDKSKFPDYLRDYVQLYLQPIWEIHLYSDLDFEMSPNGDYMYIYIFSSIALMVLLIAAINFMNLSAVRYSTRMREVGIRKAIGADQTELIFQFLVEAIILSILSMFGAVMFMELLFPLIYPMLGDSGFILREVDTQKLIILIGGSGIFVAALSSFYPLYYLSGFKPIDGLQESKRMGRQQKGFRKWSVIVQFIIAMFLLFSTYVSKRQLDFMRESDIGFDTKDVMLIPLGEVRFQSNQIFKLKKEFLNIYEIEAVTGIDEIMGVWVQNYPISFKVKDKVYPSSFYAGVVTNPEFFDVFDVKIIAKNDLYNDGGLYNNRYIYVNEAFVDFMGYTSPEEALNTTFWSKNGYINKIAGVVKDFNYEPVHKPIEPFVIDINNVWRLKGSYAIKFLALKIKSGANWTDVERKLEILWSKVIPYRLMDVFSLNDKIEASYQKEERLARVSLIFSIIGVIIANMGLFGLSSFITVQRKKEIAIRKALGMENIQAMLLLSKEFFTLVGTACLIAWPTAYLAMRLWLENFPKIITIDLGAYIFSGGVTLVLTFLTVSYHVVKVGIKSPVEDLKSVQ from the coding sequence GTGTTAAGAAATTATATACTTATAGGCATACGTAACCTCCTCAAACATGGAGTGTATTCGGGTATCAACATCGTTGGTATGTCGATGGGTATAGCATTTTTTTCGTTATTATTTCTTTTGGTCAACTATGAAATGTCTTATGATGAATTCCATAAGGCATATGATAGAACGTATCGTATTGTCGAAATTATTGATACTGAGGATATAGGTGAACGATCTGCAAGTGTACCAATAGGTTTGGGACCAACCTTAAAGACCCTTTATTCGAACTATGTAGATGCTTCTGTACGGTTTTTCAACCATCAGGCTTATTCTCATATGGTGTTTGCAAAAGACCGACAGTATAATGAAAAGCACCTATATTTTACCGAACCCGACTTTTTTAAAATATTTAATTTTCCTTTAATCGCTGGTGATCAATCAACGGCTTTAGAAGAACCTCAAACAGCTATTGTAACAAAAGAAATTGCTCAAAAATACTTTGGAGATGAGGACCCCATCGGTAAAAAAATTCTATATGAAAACCGCTTCTATTTAACGATTACTGGCGTAATTGATAAAACAAATTACCCTTCTCACTTAGATTTTGAAATACTGGTCTCTTTTAGTACCCTTTTACTTACTGATCAGGAAATAATGCTGAGAGACCGTTGGGTATGGAACCCTTGCTGGACCTATGTTTTATTAAAGGAGGGAGTAAAACCAGAAGAGCTTGAAGCAGATTTTGAAGTACTCTACCAGGATAAATCTAAATTTCCTGATTATCTGAGAGATTATGTGCAGTTATATTTACAGCCTATTTGGGAAATACATTTATATTCTGACCTAGATTTTGAGATGTCACCCAATGGAGATTATATGTATATCTATATATTCTCATCTATTGCCTTAATGGTACTTCTGATTGCCGCTATTAATTTTATGAACCTTTCTGCAGTACGTTATTCTACGAGAATGAGGGAGGTTGGAATTAGAAAGGCAATAGGAGCAGATCAAACAGAATTGATTTTTCAGTTCTTAGTAGAGGCGATTATCTTAAGTATACTTTCCATGTTTGGAGCAGTAATGTTTATGGAACTCTTGTTTCCATTAATTTATCCTATGCTTGGTGATTCAGGTTTTATCTTAAGAGAGGTAGATACTCAAAAGCTTATTATTTTGATAGGCGGTAGTGGTATTTTTGTCGCAGCATTATCTAGCTTCTATCCATTATATTACCTATCTGGTTTTAAACCTATTGATGGATTACAGGAGTCTAAACGAATGGGTAGACAACAAAAAGGATTTAGAAAATGGAGTGTGATTGTACAATTCATTATTGCGATGTTTTTGTTGTTCAGTACTTATGTCTCTAAGAGGCAATTGGATTTCATGAGAGAATCTGATATTGGTTTTGATACTAAAGATGTCATGCTAATACCACTAGGTGAAGTAAGGTTTCAGTCCAATCAGATCTTTAAGCTGAAAAAGGAATTTTTAAATATATATGAAATAGAGGCGGTTACGGGAATTGATGAAATTATGGGCGTTTGGGTTCAAAATTACCCTATTTCATTCAAGGTAAAAGACAAAGTTTATCCTTCTTCTTTCTATGCAGGAGTGGTTACCAACCCAGAATTTTTTGATGTTTTTGATGTCAAAATAATTGCAAAAAATGATTTATATAATGATGGAGGATTATATAATAATCGTTATATTTATGTGAATGAAGCGTTTGTGGACTTTATGGGCTACACTAGTCCAGAGGAGGCCTTGAATACTACATTTTGGAGTAAGAATGGATACATTAATAAAATAGCTGGTGTTGTTAAAGACTTTAACTACGAACCTGTACATAAACCAATTGAACCATTTGTAATAGACATCAATAATGTTTGGCGACTAAAAGGGAGCTATGCGATTAAGTTTTTAGCTTTAAAAATAAAATCAGGAGCCAATTGGACAGATGTTGAAAGAAAACTGGAAATCTTATGGTCTAAAGTGATTCCTTACCGATTGATGGATGTCTTTTCATTGAATGATAAAATTGAAGCATCCTACCAAAAAGAAGAACGATTAGCTAGGGTATCATTAATATTTTCGATCATCGGTGTAATTATAGCCAATATGGGACTTTTCGGGTTGTCTTCTTTTATTACTGTTCAGAGGAAAAAAGAAATAGCGATTAGAAAAGCTCTAGGAATGGAAAACATTCAGGCGATGCTATTATTATCTAAAGAATTTTTTACTCTCGTAGGAACTGCATGTTTGATTGCTTGGCCTACAGCTTATTTAGCAATGAGGTTGTGGTTAGAGAATTTTCCTAAAATTATAACCATTGATCTTGGAGCTTATATTTTTTCAGGTGGTGTTACTTTGGTATTAACTTTCCTAACAGTAAGTTATCATGTTGTAAAAGTTGGAATAAAGAGTCCTGTTGAGGATTTGAAGTCTGTTCAATAA
- a CDS encoding TonB-dependent receptor — protein MKHSLFSIIFLLIANFSYAQKGSITGLLLDESDLPLIGATVQVKGLSYLGTISDNNGKFILVNVPEGKQEIEISYLGFETYKETIDLAAGQELDLKRIQMKGNFILGDEVVILGTNLQGQAKALGQQKNANNIVNVISADQVGKFPDSNVGDALKRVPGITMQYDQGEARFGLIRGTSPDLSAITINGERVPSAEGETRAVQLDLIPADMIQSIEVSKTLTPDMDADAIGGSANLVLRSAPSNLRVSGTLGTGYNFLTEKPMLNGAIVLGNRFFDDKLGVIVSSSYFDHQLGSHNIEAEWDDADNPYMTDFQVRTYDVHRIRRSLSTTLDYTLGTNSKIYVSGIYNHRDDRENRYRLRYKDIEMNDDGSYTAEIRRQTKGGLDDNNNKNTRLEDQRTYNVTLGGEHLLANRFKLDWSGTLAKASEERPHERYISWRQKDVGLSQDLTSTRQPNINDNGAGMQYGDFDLKEITQEQQYTEELDKNAKINLEIPLNNTKNKSIIKIGGRYRGKEKSRNNGYMEYAPLDEAPFGNMTLQPMKDQTRDPFLAGNYTSGNFTDATALGQYDLTNTSLFEATDLPEEYLGGNYNAKEQISAGYAMLKQSVGTKWFFIVGARIENTQVDYTGYQIEFNEEGDFDPSATKTIEGTNSYTNFLPNVQARYNINENTILRAAWTNTLARPRYYDLVPYRSISREDNELSEGNPNLKPTTSMNFDFMAEHYFENVGILSGGVFQKTLNDFIYDYQARNYQDPASGNVYDRYSQPRNGAKASLLGTEVAFQYPFTGALKGFALYTNYTYTHSEIQDLGIEEREDETLALPGTAPHTVNGSLSFDSQKFSFRISLNYTAAYLDELSDEAFKDRYYDQQLFLDANASYAFNEKLRLYVEGNNLLNTPLRYYQGFEEYTMQSEYYNARVQLGLKFDLSK, from the coding sequence ATGAAGCACTCTTTATTTTCTATCATTTTTTTACTTATAGCAAACTTTAGCTATGCTCAAAAAGGATCAATTACAGGTCTTTTATTAGATGAATCAGACCTTCCTCTAATTGGAGCAACTGTTCAAGTAAAAGGCCTTAGTTACCTAGGTACAATTTCTGACAACAATGGTAAGTTTATACTGGTTAATGTACCTGAAGGAAAACAAGAAATTGAAATCTCTTATTTAGGTTTCGAAACTTATAAAGAAACAATCGACTTAGCTGCTGGACAAGAACTAGATCTGAAACGCATTCAGATGAAAGGAAACTTTATACTTGGTGATGAAGTAGTCATTTTAGGAACAAACCTTCAAGGACAGGCCAAAGCATTAGGTCAACAAAAAAATGCCAACAACATTGTCAACGTAATCTCTGCTGACCAAGTAGGTAAATTTCCAGATTCAAATGTAGGAGACGCATTAAAGCGTGTCCCAGGTATTACAATGCAATACGACCAAGGAGAAGCTAGATTTGGCCTTATCAGAGGTACTTCACCAGACTTAAGTGCAATTACTATCAACGGTGAGCGCGTTCCTTCTGCAGAAGGTGAAACAAGAGCAGTACAGTTAGACTTAATTCCTGCTGATATGATTCAATCTATCGAAGTAAGTAAGACTTTAACTCCAGATATGGATGCCGATGCAATTGGTGGTTCTGCTAACCTAGTATTACGTTCGGCTCCTTCCAATTTAAGAGTATCAGGAACTTTAGGAACTGGGTACAACTTTCTTACTGAAAAGCCTATGCTAAATGGAGCAATCGTATTAGGTAATAGATTTTTTGATGATAAGTTAGGTGTGATCGTTTCAAGTTCATACTTCGATCATCAACTAGGTTCTCATAATATTGAAGCAGAATGGGATGATGCAGACAATCCTTATATGACAGACTTCCAGGTGAGAACTTATGATGTTCACAGAATTAGAAGATCATTATCAACTACATTAGATTATACTCTAGGTACTAACTCTAAAATTTATGTGAGTGGTATTTACAATCATAGAGATGATAGAGAAAACAGATACAGATTAAGATACAAAGACATCGAAATGAACGACGATGGCTCTTATACTGCTGAGATCAGAAGACAAACGAAAGGAGGACTTGATGATAACAACAATAAGAATACAAGACTAGAAGATCAAAGAACATATAATGTTACTCTTGGTGGAGAGCATTTACTTGCTAACCGTTTCAAATTAGACTGGTCTGGTACACTTGCAAAAGCTTCAGAAGAAAGACCTCACGAACGTTATATTTCTTGGAGACAAAAAGATGTTGGGTTATCACAAGACTTGACTAGTACTCGCCAACCAAATATCAATGATAACGGTGCAGGTATGCAGTACGGGGATTTCGATTTAAAAGAAATCACACAAGAGCAACAGTACACTGAAGAACTTGACAAAAATGCTAAAATCAACCTTGAAATACCTTTAAATAACACAAAGAACAAAAGTATTATCAAGATTGGAGGTAGATATAGAGGTAAAGAAAAGTCAAGAAACAATGGGTACATGGAATATGCTCCTCTAGATGAAGCTCCTTTTGGAAATATGACTTTGCAACCGATGAAAGACCAAACAAGAGATCCTTTCTTAGCGGGAAATTACACATCTGGTAACTTTACTGATGCTACTGCATTAGGACAATATGATCTAACAAATACTTCATTATTCGAAGCTACAGATCTACCTGAAGAATACCTCGGTGGCAATTACAATGCGAAAGAACAAATCTCTGCCGGATATGCCATGTTAAAGCAAAGTGTTGGTACAAAATGGTTCTTTATTGTGGGTGCTCGTATCGAGAATACTCAAGTAGATTATACAGGATACCAAATTGAATTTAATGAAGAAGGCGACTTTGATCCTTCAGCTACTAAAACAATTGAGGGTACTAACAGCTATACGAACTTCTTACCCAACGTTCAAGCACGATACAATATCAATGAGAACACTATCTTAAGAGCTGCCTGGACAAATACTTTAGCTAGACCTAGGTATTATGATTTGGTACCTTATAGATCAATTTCAAGAGAAGACAATGAGTTATCGGAAGGTAATCCTAACTTAAAACCTACTACTTCTATGAACTTCGATTTTATGGCTGAACATTATTTCGAAAATGTAGGTATTCTATCAGGTGGTGTATTCCAAAAAACATTGAATGATTTCATTTATGATTATCAAGCAAGAAACTACCAAGATCCTGCTAGCGGAAATGTTTACGATAGATATTCTCAACCTAGAAACGGTGCAAAAGCTAGCTTATTAGGTACTGAAGTGGCATTCCAATATCCATTTACGGGAGCATTAAAAGGATTCGCTTTATACACCAATTACACTTACACTCACTCAGAAATTCAAGATTTAGGTATTGAAGAAAGAGAAGATGAAACATTAGCCTTACCTGGTACTGCACCTCATACAGTAAACGGCTCATTGTCATTTGATTCTCAAAAATTCAGCTTTAGAATTTCTTTAAACTACACTGCTGCTTATTTAGACGAATTATCAGACGAGGCTTTCAAAGACAGATATTACGATCAGCAATTATTCTTAGATGCTAATGCGTCTTATGCATTTAATGAAAAACTACGCCTATATGTTGAAGGCAACAATCTTCTTAACACTCCACTTAGATACTATCAAGGTTTTGAAGAGTACACTATGCAAAGTGAATACTACAATGCAAGAGTACAATTAGGGCTAAAATTTGATTTATCAAAATAA